From a region of the Gemmatimonadaceae bacterium genome:
- a CDS encoding sigma-70 family RNA polymerase sigma factor, with protein sequence MDDAERLFRTYHGMLVRYLTRRLGDRDWAEEVAQETFVRALRQRRLSNERAWLFTVANNLVRDDARRDARRRARLALLREETRDDVVEPEPLSLERAQDTALARRAVNALTERDRLALLMREEGLNYEEIAQALHLSAGSIGTTLARARRRLVEQYEALREAQPGSTGHAAS encoded by the coding sequence ATGGACGATGCGGAGCGGCTGTTTCGAACGTATCACGGGATGCTCGTGCGCTACCTCACCCGTCGGTTAGGCGATCGCGACTGGGCGGAAGAGGTGGCGCAGGAGACGTTCGTGCGCGCGCTCCGTCAGCGCCGGTTGTCGAACGAGCGCGCCTGGCTGTTCACCGTGGCGAACAATCTCGTGCGCGATGACGCGCGGCGCGATGCCCGGCGTCGCGCGCGCCTGGCGCTGCTGCGCGAGGAGACGCGCGACGATGTCGTCGAACCGGAGCCGTTGTCGCTCGAGCGCGCGCAGGACACAGCGCTGGCGCGGCGCGCGGTGAACGCGTTGACGGAGCGCGACCGGCTGGCGCTGCTCATGCGCGAGGAAGGATTGAATTACGAGGAAATCGCGCAGGCGTTGCACCTGTCGGCCGGATCGATCGGGACGACGCTGGCCCGGGCGCGGCGTCGATTGGTGGAACAGTACGAGGCGCTGCGCGAGGCGCAGCCGGGGAGCACGGGTCATGCAGCATCTTGA
- a CDS encoding zf-HC2 domain-containing protein: MQHLDDGTIHARLDGALGADDAQGIDAHVSACGACADRVAEARGLIAASSRILMALDDVPAGVVPPAQARTAAAVQAASPAFAVAPPAARDAAPPARWWGMRYSRLAAALAFVAAGTFLVARGANRREAGSAGETQRLTEPARAARESTAPRNEPMAAAPGAAGAAPRPEATPAPAPAAALGGARPHAAPAPSLEPQVKSFAREERQQAASAKKSATDMNVAIAADAIKTADSASRAAEARSSSALARRIAEGKAVQLSEVVVTGQPGGAQSSPRLVSVDSVQRGPVMARRQTYRVGNGALVVLEVTPPAAMPNDSTRAAPAPASADSPAVGDSSGAAIHVIRWRGADGTGYVLSGTVDETVLQRVRAALGNKP, encoded by the coding sequence ATGCAGCATCTTGACGACGGCACGATCCACGCGCGGCTCGACGGCGCGTTAGGCGCGGACGATGCCCAAGGCATCGACGCGCACGTGTCGGCGTGCGGCGCGTGCGCCGATCGCGTGGCCGAGGCGCGGGGCCTGATCGCGGCGTCATCGCGCATCCTCATGGCGCTCGACGACGTGCCCGCCGGCGTGGTGCCACCGGCGCAGGCGCGAACGGCGGCGGCGGTGCAGGCCGCGTCGCCGGCGTTCGCGGTTGCGCCACCGGCGGCCCGTGACGCCGCGCCGCCCGCCCGATGGTGGGGGATGCGCTACAGCCGGCTGGCGGCGGCGCTCGCGTTCGTCGCCGCCGGCACGTTCCTGGTCGCGCGCGGGGCGAACCGGCGCGAGGCCGGGTCGGCGGGCGAGACGCAGCGCCTAACGGAGCCGGCGCGCGCCGCGCGCGAGTCCACCGCGCCGCGGAACGAGCCGATGGCGGCAGCGCCGGGGGCGGCCGGCGCCGCACCCCGGCCGGAGGCGACGCCCGCGCCGGCGCCGGCGGCCGCGTTGGGCGGAGCGCGGCCGCACGCCGCGCCCGCCCCCAGCCTCGAGCCGCAGGTCAAATCGTTCGCGCGGGAAGAGCGGCAGCAGGCCGCGTCGGCGAAGAAATCCGCGACCGACATGAACGTCGCCATCGCCGCCGACGCCATCAAGACAGCCGATTCCGCGTCGCGCGCCGCTGAGGCCCGATCATCGAGTGCGCTCGCCCGCCGCATCGCCGAGGGCAAAGCCGTGCAGTTGTCGGAGGTCGTGGTGACCGGCCAACCCGGCGGCGCGCAATCGTCGCCCCGGCTCGTGTCCGTGGACTCCGTGCAGCGCGGCCCGGTGATGGCCCGCCGCCAGACGTACCGCGTCGGCAACGGCGCGCTGGTGGTGCTCGAGGTGACGCCGCCGGCCGCGATGCCTAACGACTCGACGCGCGCCGCGCCGGCTCCGGCGAGCGCGGATTCCCCGGCCGTCGGCGATTCGAGCGGCGCCGCGATCCACGTCATCCGGTGGCGCGGCGCCGATGGGACCGGCTACGTGCTCTCCGGCACCGTCGACGAGACTGTCCTGCAACGCGTGCGGGCTGCGTTAGGCAACAAACCCTGA